A genomic region of Amphiura filiformis chromosome 6, Afil_fr2py, whole genome shotgun sequence contains the following coding sequences:
- the LOC140154758 gene encoding uncharacterized protein: protein MGSPLSPIAVNLFMEWFENEAIATAPDNCKPRIWKRYVDDVLEVIKKGEAENLTTHLNQVDPTNSIKFTYEEESDNSIPFPNTLITKKDDGSLKICIYRKPTHTDQYLQFQSHHPLHHKLGVVRTLIDRKDSIVSEEIDRQKETSHIEQALNQCGYPQWSIKKVVEEKDLPKPKKSKPSDGQEKSKGLVVLPYVEGLSERVSRIFEKHGFATSLKPHSTIRKALVHRRTSETPPNSRSSV from the coding sequence ATGGGCAGTCCCCTAAGTCCCATAGCGGTCAACCTGTTTATGGAATGGTTTGAGAATGAAGCCATAGCCACAGCACCTGACAACTGCAAACCCAGAATCTGGAAAAGATACGTCGACGATGTCTTAGAAGTAATCAAGAAAGGAGAAGCGGAGAATCTAACTACACATTTGAACCAAGTCGATCCCACAAATAGCATCAAATTTACATACGAGGAAGAATCAGACAATAGTATCCCTTTCCCCAACACTTTAATCACCAAGAAAGATGACGGGTCCCTTAAAATCTGCATTTACAGAAAACCAACGCACACGGATCAGTACTTGCAATTTCAATCGCACCATCCGTTACACCACAAGTTAGGTGTTGTAAGGACCCTCATCGACAGAAAAGATTCCATTGTTTCTGAAGAAATTGATCGCCAGAAAGAAACAAGCCATATAGAACAGGCACTTAATCAATGCGGCTATCCTCAGTGGTCTATCAAGAAAGTTGTTGAGGAAAAAGATCTACCGAAACCAAAGAAATCCAAACCTAGCGACGGTCAAGAAAAGAGCAAAGGCCTTGTAGTGCTACCGTACGTGGAAGGCTTATCGGAACGTGTGTCCAGAATTTTTGAAAAGCACGGTTTTGCAACATCATTAAAACCTCATTCCACCATCCGAAAAGCCCTTGTTCACCGAAGGACAAGCGAGACCCCTCCAAACAGCCGAAGCAGTGTATGA